In the genome of uncultured Pseudomonas sp., the window GCTGGAGCAGCACTACACCGCCGGCGGTTACACCCACAGTTATGAGCGCGAAGGCTACGAGTGGGATGTGGGCGTGCACTACGTCGGTGAGGTGCACAAACCCTGGTCGACGATCCGTCGGGTATTCGATGTGATCAGTGACGGCAAGCTGCAATGGGCACCGATGGATGCGCGCTACGACCGCATCGTGCTGGGCGATACGGTGATCGATTACGTGGCCGGGCGCGAAGAGTTCAAGGCCGAGATGAAGTTGCACTTTCCGGATGATGGGCCGGCGATTGATCGCTACGTGGAACTGCTCGGCGAGGTCAGTGGCAAAGTGCCGCGTTTCTTCGCCGGTCAGGCGTTACCGCGCTCACTGGGCGTGTTGTACAGCAAGCTGCGCCGCTTCTGGCTGCCGGATTATTTTTTCAAGACCACCCGCGAAGTGCTCGAAGGGCTGACCCAGAATCAGCAATTGATCGGCGCGCTGACCGCGCAGTGGGGCGATTACGGGCTGCCGCCTGGCCAGGCCGCCTTCGTTATGCATGCCATGGTCGCCAAGCACTACATCACTGGCGGTAACTACCCGGTGGGCGGCGCGACGAAGATTTCCGAAAGCATTATCCCGGTGATCGAAGCCGCCGGCGGGCATGTGTTTACCTATGCCGGTGTCGACAAGGTTTTGGTTGAGAATGGTCGCGCCGTGGGCGTGCGTATGCACAAGGACGGCGTGGAAATCCGCGCCGCACAGATCGTCAGTTGTGCCGGTTTGGTGCCCACCTACACGCGCCTGCTGGAGCCGCAGGTGGCCAGTCAGCATGGTCTGTTGGCGAATATGCCCAAGGTCGAAGTGTCAGCCGCGACCCTGTGTTTGTACGCCGGCTTTAAGGGCAGCAGCACCGAGCTGAAACTGCCAAAGCGCAATTACTGGGTCTACCCGAGCTTTGATCACGACCGCAATGTCAGTGCGTTCAAACAAGGCGACACGGCACAAACCCCACTGACCTACATCTCCTTCCCCTCGGCCAAGGATCCCGGCTGGGACGCCCAGTACCCGAACAAGGCAACGGTGGAAATTGTCGCCCTGGCCTTGCCTGAGTGGTTTGCCCAGTGGAAAGGCAGCACCTGGGGCAAGCGCGGTGCCGAGTACGAAGCGCTGAAAGCCAAGCTCGGCGCTGGCTTGCTGGAAACCCTTTACCAACATCAGCCGCAGTTACGTGGGGCGCTGGACTTCTGCGAGCTGGGCACACCGCTGTCTACCGAGTGGTATCAGTGGAATGAGCAGGGTGAGATCTATGGCCTCGACCACACGGTGCAGCGTTTTCAACAGCATTGGATTCACAGCCAGACGCCGATCAAGGGGCTGTACCTGACCGGCGCGGACACCGTAACGGCTGGCGTCGGTGGCGCGCTGATGGCCGGTGTGCTGACCGCCTCACGCATGCTGGGCTGGCGCGGTTATCAGGTGGGCAAGCTATTGAAGAGCTGGCAGCCTGATTCGCCAGTAGAGCGCGCGGCGCAGACCCAGGTGCAGTGAGGTCGCGCGGATTCAGGGCGTTAGCGGCCCTGAATCCGCTCGAGGCTCAGGGCAGCAGGCACACGCCGGTACCCTTTAGGCCGCAGTAGCCTTCGGGGTTTTTCGCCAGGTACTGCTGATGGTAGGTTTCGGCGTAGTAGAAGGGCGGTGCTTCGCGGATTTCGGTGGTGATGAGGCCTAAGCCGGCTTTTTCCAGCTCGGCCTGGAACTGCATTTGGCTGGCTTGCGCCGCCGCCAGTTGCTCGGCGCCATAGCAGTAGATTGCCGAACGGTATTGGCTGCCGGTGTCGTTACCCTGACGCATGCCCTGGGTTGGGTTGTGCGCCTCCCAGAACACTTTCAGCAAGGCTTCGTAGCTGGTCAGTTGCGGGTCGAAGACCACCAGCACCACTTCGGTGTGGCCGGTCAGGCCCGAGCAGGTTTCATCATAGGTCGGATTCGGCGTGTGGCCGCCGGCATAGCCGACGGCCGTGCTCCATACGCCGGGCTGCTGCCAGAAGCGGCGCTCGGCACCCCAGAAACAGCCCAGGCCAAATACCGCCTGTTGCAAGCCTGCCGGGAATGGCCCTTGCAGCGCGTTGCCGTTAACGAAGTGTGCGCGGTCAACTTGCATGGCTTCGGCGCGCCCCGGCAAGGCTTGCTCGGCCGTCGGCAGTTCGAGTTTGTGGGCGAGAATTTGCGAGCGCAGAACCATGAGCTATTTCCTTAGTAGAAGCATGTGTGTCATAGACCGTTAATAGGCGGGCTTGTTACAGGGGGATCAACCGCGGTTAGGGTAGCGTTTCAGGCTTTCCAGCAGCTCGCGTCCGGGGATAGGCCGATCGAACAGGTAGCCCTGGCCGATATCGCATTGCTGGCGGCGTAGAAAGCTCAGCTGCGCGGCGGTTTCGATACCCTCAGCCACCACCTTGAGTTTCAGGTTGTGGGCCATGGCAATCACCGCGGAAGTGATTTCCATGTCGTCCTGGTTATCGGGAATGTCCTTGATAAAGCTGCGATCAATCTTGATCACATCGATGGGGAATTTCTTCAGGTAGCTGAGCGAGGAATAGCCCGTGCCGAAATCGTCCATGGCCAAGGTCAGGCCCAGGCTTTTCAGGCTGTTGAGTTGCTGGCGCGTATCGTCGGTGGCTTCCAGCAGCAGGCTCTCGGTCAGCTCCAGCTCCAGCAGGGCCGGGTCGAGTTGTTCTTCTTGCAGGATGGTGGCGATTTCCCTGACCAGATCGGGGTCAGAGAACTGTTTGGGTGACAGGTTGATGGCCATTTGCAGCGGCTGATGGCCGACCGCGATCAGCTGTTTGCTCATGCGGCAGGCCTGGCGCGCCACCCATTTGCCAATGGGGATGATCAAGCCGGTTTCTTCCGCCACGCCGATAAACTTGTCCGGGCTGATCATGCCTTTTTCCGGGTGATGCCAGCGCAACAGCGCCTCCAAACCCAGCAGCTTGCCGCTCTTCAGGCACAGCTTGGGCTGGTAGAACACTTCCAGCTCATTTTGCATCAGTGCGCGGCGCAGGTTGCTCTCGACGAACAGCTTGTGGTGCGCCTCGGCATTCAGCACATCGGTAAACACCTGCAGCTGGTTTTTACCGTTGGCCTTGGCTTTGTGCAGGGCCA includes:
- the msrA gene encoding peptide-methionine (S)-S-oxide reductase MsrA; translated protein: MVLRSQILAHKLELPTAEQALPGRAEAMQVDRAHFVNGNALQGPFPAGLQQAVFGLGCFWGAERRFWQQPGVWSTAVGYAGGHTPNPTYDETCSGLTGHTEVVLVVFDPQLTSYEALLKVFWEAHNPTQGMRQGNDTGSQYRSAIYCYGAEQLAAAQASQMQFQAELEKAGLGLITTEIREAPPFYYAETYHQQYLAKNPEGYCGLKGTGVCLLP
- a CDS encoding NAD(P)/FAD-dependent oxidoreductase, whose protein sequence is MKRTGTRFRPRLVRDDYDAIIIGSGMGGLTTAALLAKLGKRVCVLEQHYTAGGYTHSYEREGYEWDVGVHYVGEVHKPWSTIRRVFDVISDGKLQWAPMDARYDRIVLGDTVIDYVAGREEFKAEMKLHFPDDGPAIDRYVELLGEVSGKVPRFFAGQALPRSLGVLYSKLRRFWLPDYFFKTTREVLEGLTQNQQLIGALTAQWGDYGLPPGQAAFVMHAMVAKHYITGGNYPVGGATKISESIIPVIEAAGGHVFTYAGVDKVLVENGRAVGVRMHKDGVEIRAAQIVSCAGLVPTYTRLLEPQVASQHGLLANMPKVEVSAATLCLYAGFKGSSTELKLPKRNYWVYPSFDHDRNVSAFKQGDTAQTPLTYISFPSAKDPGWDAQYPNKATVEIVALALPEWFAQWKGSTWGKRGAEYEALKAKLGAGLLETLYQHQPQLRGALDFCELGTPLSTEWYQWNEQGEIYGLDHTVQRFQQHWIHSQTPIKGLYLTGADTVTAGVGGALMAGVLTASRMLGWRGYQVGKLLKSWQPDSPVERAAQTQVQ